The following DNA comes from Erigeron canadensis isolate Cc75 chromosome 3, C_canadensis_v1, whole genome shotgun sequence.
ACCTCGATTTTTGACTCTGCAGGCATAGATGTTGAGATGTTTTTGTATACCAACAATTCTGTGGAGTATTGACACTTGTTAATTAGTTATAATAAAAGAAAGTCAACTAGATTAGTTTTCTAACTTTGGATTATTTATAACACTTGTAATTGTTCTTTCTTAGTCTGGCAGGATTATTGAGAATATAGTTGGTTGAACTCTCTCCATCATATGAAATCTCATTATTCTATCTTAACAGACAGTTGTTTTAAACCAATAAGTTATGTTATCTCCTTTTAAGAAGTATTATCAACTTACGGATTTGATAATGTATGTGCATTACAGTCACGTCATATGAAGAAAGAAAGTCCCTTTATATGTGTTGTGTATATATGCATGAAAATTATGTGTGTGTAAACTGCTCTGTAGATATATTGGTGTCGTTGAAAGTAAAAAGCCATTTAATATGGCTCAACTAGTTGGTTCTGACGAAATTCTGTTAATGAGAAATGAGTTGAGAAGAAGTTTAAGATCTTTGCTTCGCCACACAACTAGTTTGCGTGCTAATGCAGATTTAGATTATGTGAACAATCATGATAAGACAGACGAGAAACTACTTCTAGAGTGGGCTGCAATCGATAGATTACCAACCTTTGAACGTTTGAGATCATCTTTgttcgatgaagaagatggagatgatgttaaaagaaaaaaggtggTTGATGTCACAAAGCTCCTTCCTCCCGAGAGGCACATGTTTATTGAGAAGCTCATCAAACACATTGAAAATGACAACCTGCAGCTGTTACAGAAACTGAGAAAACGAACAGACAAGTAAGGTGTCCTTTGCTGTTTCAATATGTTCAACTAATTGTACaccattatttaaatttatacaaGATATGTTTGAGCGTGTCCCCTGTTTTTTTTTGGTTCTGATGTAAATTGAGATTTTCCTTAAAATTCCATATGTTTTTATCAGAGTTGGTGTTCAGCTGCCATCTGTGGAAGTACGATATAAGAATCTTTATGTGGAAGCTGAGTGTGAAATTGTTCATGGCAAGCCCCTTCCAACTCTCTGGAACTCTTTGCAAAGTATGCTTTCGGTAAGTATTTAACCGGGACTGTTAATTTACATGATATGACATCGTAATGAGTAAAAGAATCTGGTGACACGGTTTTCAGTCTGGTGATGGTGATATCTTCCTCGCCGTATTAGTGTTCTTACAGAATTCTAACTTCTTTGTTTTTCTCTAACAGCACCTTGTCATGATACCTGGTTTCAAGTCCAAACGGGCTAAGATATGCATCTTGAACAATATCAGTGGTGTTATTAAGCCGGGAAGGTAGGATTACAATGCTGTCCATCTCTTCTGCATTTAGTAGGAGTCATGTTCCAGTCCTAATCAGAtacttttatattgttttacagGATGACTCTACTTCTTGGTCCTCCAGGATGCGGGAAGACGTCTTTACTAAAAGCACTCTCAGGAAACCTAAACAAATCTCTTAAGGTTTCGGATTTCCCTTCTTCTGGATTGTCATAAGCATTATATATCCATACAAAAGAATTGTGTGACTAATATATTGACCCCTTCTCTGTGATCAATGATGTGTTtcatttttaaatgaaattgatcGGAGATATGATCATTCTGGTTTGTAGTTCAGAGGTATTACCTTCAAACTAGTTTCACTCACTAATGGTTCATTATTTAAAACAGATTAGTGGTGAAATTTCTTACAACGGGTACAAACTAGAAGAATTTGTCCCTCAGAAAACTTCTGCATATATTAGCCAAGATGATTTGCATATTCCTGAAATGACTGTGAGAGAAACACTTGATTTTTCATCCTGCTGTCAGGGTACTGGAAGCCGTGCAGGTATGCCCGATTACTTACTCCATGCACACAACAAACAccttatatttttgtgttcCATTCCAAAGAATAATGTTTTAATGTGAAATCATTGTAAAGAGATGATGATTGAGGTTAATAAGAGGGAGAAAGAAGGGGGTATTATTCCAGATCCAGATGTCGACACTTTCATGAAGGTAAACCAATCTTTTCTCAACTTATGTCGTCTGATTTGCAAAGTTTAACTATGCGTCTCCATCTCTGCATATGGCGATTGGAAGTCATTTTTCACTATGCTTGTTTGCCATAATAACTTTGTGTATGGTTTCACTGTTATTGTAGGACATCATTTGATACTTCACTAATTATATAGTACTTACGGTATAGTTTGCCTACCCATAAAAGTGAATGGACCTTTGGTAAATGGTAACAGGGTCTTATCCCGAGTTAAGATATCAAAATGGCTTTTGAAGTTACGAATAGAACACTTAGATCAAGATAAGATGTTGAAATCAGATTTTTGTCGAGAATACGTTTATAGTTATCTATTAATAAAAGCTTGCAGTGTTTACATCAAAATGAAGCTTTTTCCATCATCGACAGTAATACATATTTTCAGTTGGTGATATTGATTGTCATAATGAACCATGTGATTTATCACAGGCAATTTCCATTGAAGGACAAAAGACAACTCTTCAGACAAACTACATTCTTAAGGTAGATCTCTCTGCCACTGTGATGTTATATGTTATTTCGTGTTTAAATGGATCATATGTTCTCACTATTTTCATGTAATTCCAGATTCTAGGCCTTGACATATGTGCTGACACAATGTTTGGGGATGCCATGAGGAGAGGAATCTCCGGTGGTCAAAAGAAAAGGTTGACTACAGGTAAGTTTTGCATATATTTATTGTCTACTATATCAATAAGCCAGTAAACTTCTAACTGTTAGCTTCATGTAAACAGAATCTAACTTCTATGTTACTTTGCAGGGGAGATGATTGTTGGTCCCACAAAAGCATTATTTATGGATGAAATATCAAATGGGCTAGACAGCTCGACTACGTATCAGATAATTGCTTGCCTGCAGCAGTTGTCACATATAACAGATGCTTCTGTACTCATTTCACTTCTTCAGCCATCACCGGAAGCCTTTGATCTCTTTGATGACATTATGCTGATGGCTGAAGGGATGATAGTTTATCATGGGCCACGCAGTAATGTTTTAGAGTATTTTGAAAATCTTGGTTTTAAGTGCCCCGAGAGGAAAGGTGTAGCTGACTTCCTACAAGAGGTAATGTCACCATCACATTAAAATGTGTTTCTTGCAAAAACAAAATGTTCTATTTTTATCAAAGATCAAGCAGTGAGTTTTCATGTAATAAAAACTGATTCGCAGGTTGTCTCAAAAAAAGATCAAGAAAAATATTGGTACCGAACTGAACAAGCATATAAATATGTCACAGTAAACACGTTATCCATGAAATTTAAGGAATCTTATCTGGGAAAAGAGTTAAATGAGGATATCTCGAAACAATTCACAAGATTGCCGAACCATGAAAATGCGATGTCCTTTGATGTGTATTCTCTTTCTAAGTGGGAACTTTTTAAGGCTTGCATGTCTCGGGAGATTCTTCTCATGAAGAGAAATTCCTTTATATACATCTTCAAGTTCGTCCAGGTACAATTAATGACTGTATTTTTGGCAATATGTTTTTGCTCAATACGTCTACTTATGTAAGTTTCTTCTATGCAGCTATTCATAATTGCAATAATCACAATGACTGTATTTTTCCGAACCAAATTGGAGGTTAATGCCATCGATGCAAATTATTATCTTGGTTCACTCTTTTATGCGCTCGTTATACTTCTAGTTGATGGGTTTCCAGAGTTGTCAATGACGGTTGCAAGACTTCCAGTTTTCTATAAACAGAGGGATATGTACTTCTACCCTGCTTGGGCATATGGAATTCCTGCATCACTTCTTAAGATTCCCGTTTCAGTGTTTGTGTCCATTATTTGGACATCTCTCACCTATTATGTTATTGGATATAGCCCTGAACCAGGGAGGTAAGCATCTTATAAACTAATTCGTTGGTCTCTTTGATAGGTGACTTTCTCTTAAAAacatacagtatatatattaatgagcAAATGTGAAGGTTTCTTTCTGAATATATGTCATTTTGCATGTGTTTTGTAGGTTCTTCCGTCAGCTAGTGCTATTATTTGCGGTGCACTTTATGTCAGTATCCATGTTCGGATTCTTTGCCTCAGTTTTCAGAACAGTGGTTGCTTCTACAACTGCAGGCAGTATATCAATATTGTTTCTGTTATCGTTTGGTGGCTTCCTTTTACCATACAGTAAGTTCCTCgtatatttgatttatttttcatagatAGACCTGCAAAGACATTCAGATTTAACTAGGGATCCGGAATTCGTTTTGCAGATACAATGCCAGCTTGGTTAAAGTGGGGATTTTGGGCTTTTCCATTGTCATATGGAGAAATAGGCCTTTCACTGAATGAGTTTCTTTCTCCCAGGTGGAACAAGGTAATTCGATAGAAGCCTTATTCGACTTTTGAACATCTTAAACGTGGGGCTTACCTTAGTATTATGctcttaaattttaaaatcagGCGACATCTATGAACACAACCATAGGGATACAAATTCTTCAAAGCCGTGGATTAGATTTTGATGGATCTTATTTCTGGATATCACTTGGTGCCTTGTTCGGTTTTGCACTGCTATTCAACATAGGCTTCATCATGGCTTTAAGCTACTTGAAGGGTAACTTCATACTCTTAATAGTATAATGTCAACTTTGAACATAGAATGCCATATTGTCATTACTAATTAATCATGCTATTTAATGCTTCAGCTCCTGGTACCCGTACCATTATTTCAAAGGAAAAGCTAATTCCAGTAAACGGAAGTGAAGTATCCAAAAACCAGACTAACAATGACAAAACAACTAAAGATTCTGTTACTTTTGTCCCCGAGTCTTATGAAGGttagaattttcatttttctatatTGAACTTctgtttaactttcttatcgtATATGCGTGCATTATCGTGACTTCCTCTTCTGTATCAAAAACGGGCTTACTCTCACTGTTTGAAAATATGATTTCAAATTAAAGAGTTTTTGTCCTTCATCAATAAAGACTTATTCATGATCTTATGTTTCAGGAAAGATGGTGTTACCTTTTGAACCACTAACTGTTACTTTTCAAGACTTACATTACCATGTTGAGCCCCCAGCGGTAATTGGTCAATACTGTTATCTTATTCAACTATTAACTGCTAAATGTCTACTTTTCGGATTATGTTATCAATTATTGTTCGGTCAGGAAATGAGATTGCATGGCTTCACCGGGAAAAGACTTCAATTACTTCATGATATCACGGGGGCTTTTAGGCCTGGTGTTCTTACAGCATTGATGGGTGTAAGTGGTGCTGGGAAAACGACACTTCTTGATGTTCTTTCTGGAAGGAAAACCAGTGGCGTGGTTGAAGGAGAGATTAAGATTGGTGGATATCCTAAAGTGCAAGATACCTTTGCTAGGATTTCGGGTTACTGTGAGCAAACTGATATACACTCTCCCCAAATTACAGTTGAAGAATCAGTGTTATTTTCTGCTTGGCTCCGTCTTCATCCTGGAATCGATTCTAAAACCAAAtatgtatgatatatatttataaatattttatagaCATTATTTGagaaataaatttttggttgCTGTAAAGTGTAAACCATCTTTTCCTTTGGCATGTACAGAGATTCATAGAAGAAATCCTGGAAACAGTTGAGCTTTATGACATAAAAGATGCCTTGGTTGGCATTCCTGGGGTTAATGGCCTGTCAACAGAACAACGTAAGCGGCTCACAATTGCTGTGGAAGTTGTTGCTAATCCCTCCATTATTTTCATGGATGAACCTACAACTGGTCTGGATGCCAGATCAGCTGCCATTGTCATGCGGGCTGTCAAAAATATTGTTGATACGGGCAGAACAATTGTCTGCACCATTCACCAACCAAGCATCGACATATTTGAGGCCTTTGATGAGGTAATTCCTGTATGCTaaactttttctttagtttGACATAAAGGGTTCTCATATAATGCCCCATCCATCATCTGCAGTTAATCCTGTTGAAAAATGGTGGACGGCTAATTTACTGCGGGCCACTGGGTCACAGTTCAAGTAGGGTCATTGAATACTTTGAGGTTAGTTGACTTCTGAGCAGATCATCCCTCTTTCATTATTGAGCATGATTTCTTTTTACTCATGATAGAAAACTCGTCTATCTTAGTTAAAACAACTGTTATCTTATGTTgacatgaaatgacattgaagCAGAACATTTCTGGGGTTCCAAAGATTAGAGACAACTATAATCCAGCAACGTGGATGTTAGAGGTTACTTCATCTTCAATGGAAGCCGAACTAGGAATCGATTTTGGACAAATATATTCCACTTCCACTTTGTATAAGTAAGCTACCCCTCCAAAAGGACTGAAACCAATCTTATTTAATCAAATTGTTGGCCTGTAGTTCTGTAAAAAcacaaattccatcaaattccatagTGAATATGATCTTAAAGTCTTGTGGtgatcacatatcaaaagtcaaaacaatgAATATATTCTTTAATTCAACCTCTTGGGTATCGGGGCGTTGGTGAAAGAGTATCATCGCATACTGGTCAACTCTGAGACACAAGGACATGTCTCTGCCCTGCTCCTGCAGAAGTATATCTAATTATAGGATTGATTAAACTGAAATGATTTTATGGGATTCTGTATTATTGTACCAGACCATTTCAAACAAGTTTAACTCTTGCTTTCCAATTATCTGCGTTAAAGAATTTGAGCATGAGATAtgtttttgactattttcatgtGTTGTCTATTAT
Coding sequences within:
- the LOC122592606 gene encoding pleiotropic drug resistance protein 3-like; this encodes MAQLVGSDEILLMRNELRRSLRSLLRHTTSLRANADLDYVNNHDKTDEKLLLEWAAIDRLPTFERLRSSLFDEEDGDDVKRKKVVDVTKLLPPERHMFIEKLIKHIENDNLQLLQKLRKRTDKVGVQLPSVEVRYKNLYVEAECEIVHGKPLPTLWNSLQSMLSHLVMIPGFKSKRAKICILNNISGVIKPGRMTLLLGPPGCGKTSLLKALSGNLNKSLKISGEISYNGYKLEEFVPQKTSAYISQDDLHIPEMTVRETLDFSSCCQGTGSRAEMMIEVNKREKEGGIIPDPDVDTFMKAISIEGQKTTLQTNYILKILGLDICADTMFGDAMRRGISGGQKKRLTTGEMIVGPTKALFMDEISNGLDSSTTYQIIACLQQLSHITDASVLISLLQPSPEAFDLFDDIMLMAEGMIVYHGPRSNVLEYFENLGFKCPERKGVADFLQEVVSKKDQEKYWYRTEQAYKYVTVNTLSMKFKESYLGKELNEDISKQFTRLPNHENAMSFDVYSLSKWELFKACMSREILLMKRNSFIYIFKFVQLFIIAIITMTVFFRTKLEVNAIDANYYLGSLFYALVILLVDGFPELSMTVARLPVFYKQRDMYFYPAWAYGIPASLLKIPVSVFVSIIWTSLTYYVIGYSPEPGRFFRQLVLLFAVHFMSVSMFGFFASVFRTVVASTTAGSISILFLLSFGGFLLPYNTMPAWLKWGFWAFPLSYGEIGLSLNEFLSPRWNKATSMNTTIGIQILQSRGLDFDGSYFWISLGALFGFALLFNIGFIMALSYLKAPGTRTIISKEKLIPVNGSEVSKNQTNNDKTTKDSVTFVPESYEGKMVLPFEPLTVTFQDLHYHVEPPAEMRLHGFTGKRLQLLHDITGAFRPGVLTALMGVSGAGKTTLLDVLSGRKTSGVVEGEIKIGGYPKVQDTFARISGYCEQTDIHSPQITVEESVLFSAWLRLHPGIDSKTKYRFIEEILETVELYDIKDALVGIPGVNGLSTEQRKRLTIAVEVVANPSIIFMDEPTTGLDARSAAIVMRAVKNIVDTGRTIVCTIHQPSIDIFEAFDELILLKNGGRLIYCGPLGHSSSRVIEYFENISGVPKIRDNYNPATWMLEVTSSSMEAELGIDFGQIYSTSTLYKRNKDLVETLSKPPADSNELSFPSRFAQNGWSQFKACLWKQRLSYWRSPSYNLMRSMHMLVASFIFGLLFWNQGRNLDSPQSLFNILGSIYSAVLFSGINNCSSVIPHVSMERTVLYRERFSGMYASWAYAFAQVTIEFPYLFAQALAFVCITYPMIGFDWSAYKIFWYFYAFLCTLMYFTYLGMLLVAITPSFPVAAILQSAFYTLFNLFAGYLIPKPKIPKWWLWLYYLTPTSWSLNAMLTSQFGDVKTKIIGFGEPISVEDFLRDYFGYHHEQLPLVFVLLALWPIVLAALFAYCIAKLNFQRR